In one Microbulbifer pacificus genomic region, the following are encoded:
- a CDS encoding esterase/lipase family protein: MAAPSATADCVILLHGLAKSNGSMKKLQQTIAEAGFRTVNVDYPSTDFPIEELAGPAIAPALDQCAAPDSQGSGARASGSKKSRVHFVTHSMGGILVRQYLSQVKLDNLGRVVMLGPPNQGSEVVDKLGKFPGFHFMFGDAGLQLGTGKMSVPNQLGAANFDVGIIAGTKSINPILSTLLPNRDDGKVSVARTRLEGMNDHLEMPVTHVFMMKNAGVIEQVIHYLRHGRFQRDSTDTANGDDSTSAPRQEKILFPEPAADTDEASGTPPSGDRGQSTSVHATINGHQAIEYLLDAKTGQSLALDLHSDNAHAAYRITAPAAARALHNGHGQQSSYSVTLPRDGTYRLLIYLLEGAASAGESAEFSLDIQLRNPG, from the coding sequence ATGGCCGCCCCCTCAGCCACAGCAGATTGTGTAATTCTCCTGCACGGCCTGGCGAAGTCCAACGGCTCCATGAAAAAGCTGCAGCAGACAATCGCCGAGGCGGGTTTCCGCACGGTGAATGTTGACTACCCGTCGACGGACTTTCCGATTGAAGAACTCGCGGGCCCAGCCATTGCACCGGCGCTGGACCAATGTGCCGCGCCGGATTCCCAAGGCTCGGGGGCCCGGGCATCGGGCTCGAAAAAAAGTCGCGTACATTTCGTCACCCACTCCATGGGGGGTATCCTGGTGCGTCAGTATCTGAGTCAGGTGAAGCTCGATAATCTCGGTCGCGTGGTCATGCTAGGCCCACCCAACCAGGGCAGTGAAGTTGTGGACAAACTGGGAAAATTTCCCGGATTTCATTTCATGTTTGGCGATGCGGGGCTACAGCTCGGCACGGGCAAAATGAGCGTGCCCAATCAGCTGGGGGCGGCGAATTTTGATGTGGGCATCATTGCGGGAACCAAGAGCATCAACCCTATTCTCTCGACACTGTTGCCGAATAGAGACGACGGCAAGGTCTCGGTGGCACGCACCCGTCTAGAGGGCATGAACGATCACCTGGAAATGCCCGTGACGCACGTATTCATGATGAAAAATGCCGGCGTCATTGAACAGGTCATCCACTATCTGCGCCATGGCCGTTTTCAGCGGGATTCGACCGACACGGCCAACGGCGACGACTCCACTTCCGCGCCCCGGCAAGAAAAAATCCTGTTTCCGGAGCCCGCGGCAGACACGGACGAAGCGAGCGGCACCCCGCCATCTGGAGATCGGGGTCAGAGCACCAGCGTGCATGCCACGATCAACGGCCATCAGGCGATTGAATATCTGCTCGATGCCAAGACCGGTCAGTCCCTGGCGCTGGATCTACACAGCGACAATGCCCACGCCGCATACCGCATCACCGCGCCAGCGGCCGCACGCGCCTTGCATAATGGGCACGGACAACAGTCGAGCTATTCCGTCACGCTGCCGCGGGATGGGACCTATCGACTGCTGATTTATCTGCTGGAAGGCGCGGCCAGCGCTGGGGAAAGTGCAGAGTTTTCTCTGGATATCCAGTTGCGCAACCCCGGCTGA
- the tsaB gene encoding tRNA (adenosine(37)-N6)-threonylcarbamoyltransferase complex dimerization subunit type 1 TsaB — protein MKILAVDTTSGACSVALYVDGQVVEQFFRAERDHTRRLLPMLEAVLAEGQSSLGQMDALAVSQGPGSFTGLRIAISSVQGLAFSADKPVVPVSSLAALALGARRTHPEWGEAPVLAALDARTQEVYWGLYPQENPTSALIADAVSSPQQVVSVLRTTGHVQEGRSSGRDSFYAAGPGWEYPELAALSPLAVSRESAIHAQDIAVLAANLWGLGIQVSAEELEPAYLRNEVTWKKRERIRPH, from the coding sequence TTGAAAATCCTGGCTGTTGATACCACTTCCGGTGCCTGTTCCGTCGCCCTCTACGTTGATGGGCAGGTTGTCGAACAGTTTTTTCGGGCCGAGCGGGATCATACCCGTCGCCTGCTGCCCATGCTGGAGGCGGTACTGGCGGAAGGTCAGAGTAGTCTGGGGCAAATGGATGCCCTGGCCGTAAGCCAGGGCCCCGGTTCCTTCACCGGTCTGCGAATCGCCATCAGCAGTGTTCAGGGGCTTGCCTTTTCGGCAGACAAGCCGGTAGTGCCCGTATCCAGTCTGGCGGCGCTGGCATTGGGCGCGCGACGAACCCATCCCGAGTGGGGCGAGGCCCCGGTACTGGCGGCATTGGATGCACGAACGCAGGAGGTTTACTGGGGGCTTTACCCGCAGGAAAATCCCACCAGTGCATTGATCGCTGATGCCGTTTCTTCACCACAACAGGTTGTATCCGTGCTGCGGACCACCGGGCATGTGCAGGAGGGCCGTAGCTCCGGTCGCGATTCATTCTATGCTGCGGGGCCCGGCTGGGAATATCCGGAGCTGGCGGCACTGAGTCCCCTGGCCGTTTCTCGCGAGTCGGCCATCCATGCGCAGGACATTGCGGTACTGGCGGCAAATCTTTGGGGGCTGGGGATTCAGGTCAGTGCGGAAGAGCTGGAGCCCGCATATCTTCGCAATGAAGTGACCTGGAAAAAGCGCGAGCGCATTCGTCCCCATTGA
- a CDS encoding undecaprenyl-diphosphate phosphatase has protein sequence MEIFQIIILSLIQGITEFLPISSSAHLILPNQVLGWPDQGLAFDVAVHFGSLIAVLVYFRKDVWQLITDGLGGFKTGQFSDEGRLAWLIVLATIPAGIVGLVFKGFIETHLRSSFVIAITTIVFGVLLWWADVRGSRRDDIGKLNWKKALMIGAAQALALIPGTSRSGITMTAGLMLGMKREAAARFSFLMSIPVIALSALLLTLELLDSHSVPWGSIFLGVLLSGISAYLCIHFFLQFISRIGMAPFAIYRLLLGSALIWLLLVH, from the coding sequence ATGGAAATTTTTCAGATCATCATTCTGTCCCTCATTCAGGGCATCACCGAGTTTCTTCCGATCTCCAGCTCCGCTCACCTGATCCTTCCGAATCAAGTGCTGGGGTGGCCTGATCAGGGGCTGGCGTTTGATGTGGCGGTGCATTTTGGCTCTCTTATTGCGGTGCTGGTGTATTTCCGCAAGGACGTGTGGCAGTTGATTACCGACGGACTGGGGGGCTTTAAAACCGGCCAATTTAGTGATGAAGGCCGCCTTGCCTGGTTGATTGTGCTGGCAACCATTCCCGCAGGAATCGTCGGCCTGGTCTTCAAGGGATTTATTGAAACCCACCTGCGCTCTTCTTTCGTCATCGCCATTACCACAATTGTGTTTGGTGTGTTGCTGTGGTGGGCGGATGTCCGCGGTTCACGGCGGGACGACATCGGAAAACTGAACTGGAAAAAGGCACTGATGATCGGCGCTGCTCAGGCGCTGGCGCTGATTCCTGGCACTTCGCGCTCCGGTATCACCATGACGGCGGGTTTGATGCTCGGAATGAAGCGGGAAGCCGCTGCACGTTTCTCATTTCTCATGTCGATACCGGTGATAGCGCTCAGTGCGCTGTTACTGACGCTGGAGTTGCTGGACAGCCACTCGGTACCATGGGGCAGCATTTTCCTTGGCGTATTGCTGTCGGGTATCAGCGCCTATCTCTGTATTCATTTCTTTTTGCAATTTATCAGCCGTATCGGCATGGCACCCTTTGCCATCTATCGCCTTTTGCTTGGCAGTGCGCTGATCTGGCTTCTTCTTGTTCACTGA
- the gndA gene encoding NADP-dependent phosphogluconate dehydrogenase: MSDSRCDIGFIGAGVMGKNLILNLVDNGYRVCAFDLDHGRLEALLAQDAKERGDQAPRVEVCNSYTELLSRVKAPHLVILSVPAGAPVDDVCNKLLDAGLRADDIVIDTGNSLWTDSVKRARRYEGKLIFFTTAVSGGEVGARFGPSLMPSGDRYAWARIEPVWHAIAAKVDAATGQPIERFEPGNPVTEGEPCAAYIGPIGSGHFVKMVHNGIEYADMQMICEVYDVMRSALEMTPQEIAAVFREWNKGVLNSYLIDISAEVLDTPDSVTGKPLVDMILDRAGQKGTGLWTAVDALKLGCPAPSIAEAVFARALSTRKVLRTRAAKKLVGPDVAPVANDKRDEIIAQLHDALYCAKICVYAQGFDLMKLAAREQDWELNFAEIARIWRAGCIIRAVFLQSISDAYERDTKLSNLLLDEFFIEQIANHQGNWRRAVADATIGGIPVPALSSALSYYDAFRRESLPANLLQAQRDFFGAHTFSRVDRPEQEKYHVLWGEPGRPVKKV, encoded by the coding sequence ATGTCGGATTCACGCTGTGATATCGGTTTTATTGGCGCGGGCGTCATGGGGAAAAACCTCATTCTCAATCTCGTCGACAACGGATACCGCGTGTGTGCGTTTGATTTGGACCACGGGCGCCTGGAGGCACTGTTGGCGCAGGATGCCAAAGAGCGCGGCGATCAGGCGCCGCGAGTGGAGGTCTGTAACTCTTACACCGAGCTGCTCTCGCGGGTAAAAGCGCCACATCTGGTGATTCTCTCCGTCCCGGCCGGTGCACCGGTGGACGACGTGTGCAACAAGCTGCTGGACGCGGGCCTGCGCGCGGACGATATCGTGATCGATACCGGCAACAGCCTATGGACCGATTCGGTCAAGCGCGCCAGACGTTACGAGGGCAAGCTGATTTTCTTTACCACCGCCGTGTCCGGTGGCGAGGTGGGGGCCCGCTTCGGGCCGTCGCTGATGCCGAGTGGTGACCGCTACGCCTGGGCGCGTATTGAGCCCGTGTGGCATGCCATCGCCGCCAAGGTGGATGCCGCCACCGGCCAGCCTATCGAGCGCTTTGAGCCGGGCAATCCCGTCACTGAAGGCGAACCCTGTGCCGCCTATATTGGCCCCATCGGCTCCGGTCATTTCGTCAAAATGGTGCACAACGGTATTGAGTACGCGGATATGCAGATGATCTGCGAAGTGTACGATGTGATGCGCAGCGCGCTGGAGATGACCCCTCAGGAAATCGCTGCGGTATTCCGCGAGTGGAACAAGGGTGTACTCAACAGCTATCTGATCGATATCAGTGCAGAAGTACTGGACACCCCGGACTCCGTAACCGGCAAGCCGCTGGTGGATATGATTCTCGACCGCGCGGGACAGAAGGGCACCGGCCTGTGGACTGCGGTGGACGCCCTGAAACTGGGTTGTCCGGCGCCGAGTATTGCGGAAGCGGTTTTTGCCCGCGCGCTCTCCACCCGCAAGGTACTGCGTACCCGCGCGGCGAAAAAACTGGTGGGCCCGGATGTGGCACCGGTTGCGAATGACAAGCGCGATGAGATTATCGCGCAGCTGCACGATGCGCTTTATTGCGCGAAAATCTGCGTTTATGCCCAGGGTTTTGACCTGATGAAACTCGCCGCGCGCGAGCAGGACTGGGAACTCAACTTCGCGGAAATCGCACGTATCTGGCGCGCAGGCTGCATTATTCGCGCGGTGTTTTTGCAGTCCATCAGCGATGCCTACGAGCGGGATACCAAGCTCTCCAATCTGCTGCTGGACGAATTCTTTATCGAGCAGATCGCCAATCATCAGGGTAACTGGCGCCGCGCTGTGGCCGACGCGACCATCGGTGGTATTCCGGTACCGGCACTGTCTTCGGCACTCAGCTACTACGATGCCTTCCGCCGCGAATCCCTGCCGGCCAACCTGTTGCAGGCGCAGCGGGATTTCTTTGGTGCGCACACCTTTTCGCGGGTGGATCGACCGGAGCAGGAAAAATATCACGTGCTCTGGGGGGAGCCCGGCCGGCCCGTGAAGAAAGTCTGA
- a CDS encoding tryptophan--tRNA ligase: MSKQRVLTGITTTGTPHLGNYVGAIRPAIAASQEENNQSFYFLADYHALIKCQDPQLVHQSTLEIAATWLALGLNTDNVVFYRQSDITEIPELTWLLTCQTAKGLMNRAHAYKAAVDSNRDDGQDSDFGITMGLYSYPILMAADILMFNANKVPVGKDQVQHIEMARDIAQRFNHHYGEHFALPEAVVDEHVSVLQGLDGRKMSKSYGNTIPLFLPEKQLKKHINKILTNLLEPGEPKDPDTSTVFQIWQAFATPEQTAEMRKAFAEGIAWGEAKKQLFELINGQIGEARERYNELLANPAEIEVELEKGAHKAREYSRPFLAKLREAVGIRKIG, translated from the coding sequence ATGAGCAAGCAGCGCGTACTCACCGGTATTACCACCACCGGCACTCCTCATCTGGGAAACTACGTGGGCGCCATTCGCCCGGCCATTGCCGCCAGTCAGGAGGAGAACAATCAGTCGTTCTATTTTCTGGCGGATTACCACGCGCTGATCAAATGCCAGGACCCGCAGCTGGTGCATCAGTCTACCCTGGAAATCGCCGCCACCTGGCTGGCGCTGGGATTGAACACCGATAACGTGGTCTTTTACCGCCAGTCGGACATCACCGAGATTCCGGAACTCACCTGGCTGCTCACCTGCCAGACTGCCAAGGGGCTGATGAATCGCGCTCACGCTTACAAGGCGGCGGTCGACAGCAATCGTGACGACGGCCAGGACTCCGATTTTGGTATCACCATGGGTCTGTATAGCTACCCGATCCTGATGGCGGCGGATATCCTGATGTTCAACGCCAACAAGGTGCCGGTGGGCAAAGACCAGGTCCAGCACATCGAAATGGCTCGCGATATCGCCCAGCGGTTCAATCACCATTACGGGGAGCACTTCGCGCTGCCGGAAGCGGTGGTGGACGAACATGTATCGGTGTTACAGGGGCTTGATGGTCGCAAGATGAGCAAGAGCTACGGCAATACCATCCCGCTGTTCCTGCCGGAAAAGCAGCTGAAAAAACACATCAACAAGATTCTGACCAACTTGCTGGAGCCCGGTGAGCCCAAAGACCCGGATACTTCCACTGTATTCCAGATATGGCAGGCTTTCGCCACTCCCGAGCAGACCGCGGAGATGCGCAAGGCGTTTGCCGAGGGTATCGCCTGGGGCGAGGCCAAGAAGCAGTTGTTTGAACTGATCAATGGCCAGATCGGAGAGGCGCGGGAGCGCTACAACGAGCTGCTGGCGAACCCCGCTGAGATTGAAGTGGAGCTGGAAAAGGGGGCGCACAAGGCCCGCGAATATTCCCGTCCATTCCTTGCGAAGCTCCGCGAAGCGGTGGGCATCCGCAAGATTGGCTGA
- the adk gene encoding adenylate kinase: MRIILLGAPGAGKGTQAQFITEKFGIPQISTGDMLRAAVKAGTPLGLQAKDVMAAGKLVSDDLIIALVKERIAQADCANGFLFDGFPRTIPQAQALLDADVAIDHVLEIAVDDEEIVKRLSGRRVHEGSGRVYHLVYNPPKNEGVDDVTGEALVQRVDDSEETVRNRLSVYHEQTEPLVGFYRELAQRAPETAPKYSKVEGVGSMDQIREKVISALS, from the coding sequence ATGCGAATCATACTTCTGGGCGCGCCGGGCGCCGGAAAGGGCACCCAGGCTCAATTCATCACCGAGAAGTTTGGAATTCCTCAGATTTCTACCGGAGACATGCTGCGAGCCGCAGTCAAGGCGGGTACGCCGCTGGGTTTGCAGGCCAAGGATGTGATGGCCGCGGGCAAACTGGTAAGCGACGATCTGATCATTGCCCTGGTAAAAGAGCGTATTGCCCAGGCGGACTGCGCCAACGGCTTCCTGTTCGACGGTTTTCCCCGCACCATTCCCCAGGCGCAGGCCCTGCTGGACGCGGATGTGGCAATTGACCATGTACTGGAAATTGCTGTAGATGACGAGGAAATCGTCAAGCGTCTCTCTGGTCGCCGGGTGCACGAAGGTTCTGGCCGCGTCTATCACCTGGTGTACAACCCGCCGAAAAACGAAGGTGTGGATGATGTGACCGGTGAAGCGCTGGTACAGCGTGTGGATGACAGCGAAGAAACCGTGCGCAACCGGCTCTCTGTTTATCATGAGCAGACCGAGCCTCTCGTGGGTTTCTACCGCGAACTGGCTCAGCGCGCGCCAGAGACTGCCCCGAAGTACAGCAAGGTTGAGGGTGTTGGTTCCATGGATCAGATCCGTGAAAAAGTGATCTCCGCATTGAGCTGA
- the hemH gene encoding ferrochelatase encodes MAHAIILMNLGTPVEPTPAAVRRFLREFLSDPRVVEIPRPVWQVILNLFVLPLRPARIAPAYQEIWDHGLDGEAVTGSPITYYTLRQVALLQQRFDALAEGEASGSSGSENNPREVIVTHAMTYGAPKLADTIARLQAEGADRFTILPLYPQYSATTTGAIYDQVADVIRTSRNVPDITVVHDYWEHPLYIEALANSVREHWEEHGPAEKLLMSFHGIPKANIRKGDPYYRHCCGTAERLAAALALPRDKWEITFQSRFGKAEWLQPYTDKTLAEWGRAGVASVDVICPAFSADCLETLEEIAVENRANFIDAGGSEYRYIPALNAREDHLIAIEAIVRERMPEGFSG; translated from the coding sequence ATGGCTCACGCGATTATCCTGATGAACCTCGGCACCCCTGTCGAGCCCACCCCGGCGGCGGTGCGGCGTTTTCTCAGGGAGTTTCTGTCTGATCCCAGAGTTGTGGAAATTCCCCGCCCGGTCTGGCAGGTGATACTCAACCTGTTTGTTCTACCGCTCAGGCCGGCTCGGATTGCACCGGCCTACCAGGAAATCTGGGATCACGGTCTCGATGGTGAGGCGGTGACCGGTTCGCCGATTACCTACTACACCTTGCGTCAGGTCGCGCTTCTGCAGCAGCGATTTGATGCGCTAGCGGAGGGGGAGGCCTCGGGAAGCAGTGGATCGGAAAATAACCCGCGAGAGGTTATCGTTACCCACGCCATGACCTACGGCGCCCCAAAGCTGGCCGATACCATTGCCCGTTTGCAAGCGGAGGGGGCCGACCGTTTCACCATCTTGCCGCTTTACCCTCAGTACTCTGCTACAACTACTGGCGCCATTTACGATCAGGTGGCGGACGTCATCCGCACCTCGCGCAATGTGCCAGATATCACCGTGGTACATGATTACTGGGAGCACCCCCTTTATATAGAAGCACTAGCCAACTCCGTACGGGAACACTGGGAGGAGCATGGCCCGGCGGAAAAACTGCTGATGTCATTCCACGGTATTCCCAAGGCCAACATCCGCAAAGGCGACCCTTATTACCGGCACTGCTGCGGCACTGCTGAGCGCTTGGCTGCGGCGTTGGCGCTGCCGCGGGATAAATGGGAAATTACATTTCAGTCCCGATTTGGCAAGGCGGAATGGTTGCAGCCGTATACGGACAAAACCCTGGCGGAATGGGGGCGGGCCGGTGTGGCGAGTGTCGATGTGATCTGTCCGGCCTTTTCCGCGGATTGTCTGGAGACTCTGGAAGAAATCGCGGTGGAGAATCGCGCTAATTTTATTGATGCCGGTGGCAGCGAATATCGATACATTCCGGCATTGAATGCGCGCGAGGATCACCTTATCGCTATTGAGGCGATTGTCCGGGAGAGAATGCCTGAGGGATTTTCCGGATAA
- the mazG gene encoding nucleoside triphosphate pyrophosphohydrolase, with the protein MTQPYSVEDLQYLMSQLRDPESGCPWDLKQTFATIVPSTIEEAYEVAEAIEREDFTHLREELGDLLFQVIFYAQLGREQGHFDFSGIVDTLVRKLVRRHPHVFPSGDLYGDNRSVDIDEEQIKANWEATKAAERESKGERGTLGGVASGLPALTRAAKLQKRAAQVGFDWPAVDGVLEKVAEELQELREAITSGDTAHAREELGDLLFSCVNVARHLSVDPETALRQCNRKFERRFGEVESALRLRNQQPSDVSLEELDRLWEAAKSSEES; encoded by the coding sequence ATGACACAGCCATATAGCGTAGAAGACCTGCAATATTTGATGTCGCAACTGCGCGATCCCGAAAGCGGTTGCCCGTGGGATCTGAAGCAGACGTTTGCCACCATCGTGCCCTCCACCATTGAAGAGGCCTATGAGGTAGCGGAGGCCATCGAGCGGGAAGATTTCACGCATCTGCGGGAAGAGCTGGGAGATCTCCTGTTTCAGGTCATCTTTTATGCGCAGCTCGGCCGCGAGCAGGGACACTTCGATTTCTCCGGCATTGTTGACACTCTGGTGCGCAAGCTGGTGCGGCGTCATCCCCATGTGTTCCCCTCCGGAGATCTGTATGGCGATAATCGGAGTGTCGACATCGACGAAGAGCAGATCAAAGCCAATTGGGAAGCGACCAAGGCGGCAGAGCGTGAGTCCAAAGGTGAGCGCGGCACCCTCGGTGGGGTGGCCTCGGGCCTGCCGGCCCTGACCCGCGCGGCTAAGCTGCAAAAGCGTGCCGCCCAGGTGGGGTTCGACTGGCCGGCAGTCGACGGCGTTCTGGAAAAGGTGGCGGAGGAACTCCAGGAGCTGCGCGAAGCAATTACCTCCGGCGATACGGCACATGCCCGCGAAGAGCTGGGTGACCTGTTGTTTTCCTGTGTCAACGTGGCGCGACACCTGAGTGTCGATCCGGAAACGGCATTGCGTCAGTGCAATCGCAAATTCGAGCGCCGTTTCGGCGAGGTGGAAAGCGCGCTCAGACTGCGCAACCAGCAACCCTCCGATGTGTCGCTGGAGGAGCTGGACCGGCTCTGGGAAGCGGCAAAAAGCTCGGAGGAATCGTGA
- a CDS encoding NAD(P)-dependent oxidoreductase — translation MTTTVAFLGLGVMGFPMAGYLSRAGYRVRIYNRTAARADQWLQTYRGESFATPEEAARGAEFVFACVGNDADLRQVTTGPNGAFLGMDHDSLFVDHTTASADVARELAEEAAAQGIGFLDAPVSGGQAGAENGALTIMVGGDEGAYQRARPLLDCYARAVNLLGPVGSGQLCKMVNQICIAGVIQGLAEGLHFARAAGLDAEQVVEVISKGAAQSWQMENRYKTMLAGEYEHGFAVDWMRKDLGIVLDEAKRNGALLPVTALVDQFYSEVQALGGNRWDTSSLFARLTNIRDFR, via the coding sequence ATGACAACCACTGTCGCTTTCCTCGGGCTCGGAGTTATGGGGTTCCCCATGGCCGGTTATCTTTCTCGCGCGGGTTATCGGGTACGGATTTATAACCGTACCGCGGCCCGTGCCGATCAGTGGCTGCAAACCTACCGGGGAGAGTCCTTTGCCACGCCGGAGGAAGCGGCGCGTGGCGCGGAGTTTGTATTTGCCTGTGTAGGCAACGATGCGGATTTGCGCCAGGTTACCACCGGACCGAACGGGGCCTTCCTCGGTATGGATCACGATAGTCTGTTCGTGGATCACACCACGGCGTCGGCGGACGTGGCACGTGAGCTTGCGGAAGAAGCCGCTGCCCAGGGTATCGGGTTTCTGGACGCGCCGGTGTCCGGTGGCCAGGCGGGTGCGGAGAATGGTGCGCTGACGATCATGGTTGGTGGCGACGAGGGTGCGTATCAGCGGGCCAGACCCCTGCTCGACTGCTACGCCCGCGCAGTGAATTTGCTTGGCCCCGTGGGCAGTGGTCAGCTGTGCAAGATGGTCAATCAAATCTGTATCGCCGGAGTGATTCAGGGGCTTGCGGAAGGACTGCATTTCGCCCGTGCCGCAGGGCTTGATGCCGAGCAGGTCGTTGAGGTGATTTCCAAAGGTGCCGCACAGAGCTGGCAGATGGAAAACCGCTACAAGACCATGCTGGCCGGCGAGTATGAACACGGCTTCGCGGTGGACTGGATGCGCAAGGATCTCGGCATTGTGCTCGATGAGGCCAAGCGCAATGGTGCTCTGTTGCCCGTCACGGCCTTGGTGGACCAGTTCTACAGCGAAGTACAGGCCCTGGGGGGGAACCGCTGGGATACCTCCAGCCTGTTTGCACGCCTGACGAATATCCGCGATTTCCGTTAA
- a CDS encoding tRNA-queuosine alpha-mannosyltransferase domain-containing protein: MVKVLLLSAYDADSHKRWRRGLVAALPEWEWTVLSLPPRYFSWRVRGNSLSWGRGESLSLLQQSWDLLVTTSMTDLASLRGLVPSLAGIPTAVYFHENQFDYPRSKDAVVSVEPQLLNIYTALCGDLLLFNSEYNRKTLLCGAAALLQKLPDQVPKGICEEIAGKSRVLPVPLEEAASRPATGEVPAAEFAWHHRWENGFTGTPDADTLIISWAARWEYDKGADRLLKILEGLKEAGVKFLLNMMGQSFRSSPDEFTTIQTCFADHLLVVGYVESAELYRATLKHSHIILSTANHEFQGLSVMEAVALGCCPVVPDALAYPEYYGSEHRYSSVSGAVDRLKTLAGYLSEGRALPRLDMSGYSWSHLGTEYRDLLMDIRALE, from the coding sequence ATGGTGAAGGTACTTCTGCTTTCCGCCTATGACGCCGACAGCCACAAGCGCTGGCGGCGCGGTCTGGTTGCGGCACTTCCAGAATGGGAGTGGACGGTTCTCAGTCTGCCGCCGCGCTATTTCAGCTGGCGGGTGCGCGGTAACAGCCTCAGTTGGGGGCGGGGAGAGTCGCTTTCACTATTGCAGCAGTCCTGGGATTTGTTGGTTACTACGTCGATGACCGACCTCGCTTCTCTGCGCGGGTTGGTGCCATCCCTCGCTGGTATACCGACCGCCGTCTATTTTCACGAAAACCAGTTCGACTACCCACGCAGTAAAGACGCGGTGGTGAGCGTGGAGCCGCAACTGTTGAATATCTACACCGCGCTGTGTGGCGACCTGCTGCTATTCAATTCAGAGTACAACCGCAAGACCCTGTTGTGCGGCGCCGCGGCACTGCTGCAAAAATTGCCGGACCAGGTGCCGAAAGGCATCTGTGAAGAAATCGCCGGAAAATCCCGCGTGCTGCCGGTGCCGCTGGAAGAGGCCGCATCTCGTCCGGCAACCGGTGAGGTTCCAGCCGCAGAGTTTGCCTGGCATCACCGCTGGGAGAATGGCTTCACCGGCACTCCTGACGCGGATACGCTGATCATCAGTTGGGCAGCGCGCTGGGAATACGATAAGGGCGCTGACCGTTTGTTGAAGATACTCGAAGGGCTGAAGGAGGCTGGCGTCAAGTTCCTGCTGAATATGATGGGGCAGTCTTTCAGAAGCAGCCCCGACGAATTCACTACTATCCAGACGTGCTTCGCCGATCATCTCCTTGTAGTTGGCTACGTGGAGAGTGCCGAACTCTATCGGGCGACTCTGAAACACAGCCACATCATTCTTTCCACGGCCAATCACGAGTTCCAGGGCCTGTCTGTGATGGAGGCGGTGGCACTCGGATGCTGCCCGGTGGTCCCCGATGCGCTTGCCTATCCCGAGTATTACGGTAGTGAGCACCGATACAGCTCGGTATCTGGCGCCGTAGATCGTTTGAAAACGCTGGCCGGCTATCTGTCAGAAGGGCGGGCATTGCCCCGCCTCGATATGAGCGGCTATTCCTGGAGCCATCTCGGTACTGAGTATCGCGATCTATTGATGGATATCCGAGCTCTCGAATGA
- a CDS encoding PH domain-containing protein, which produces MPIPNTPGREFSAPWSRALGFLTLLTSLILLGIGITLWLKAPENPPLLYQLSIWMCPGILLLSALFAVRGYRLQDRELWVLRPGWKTRIALDGMTSVSFEPDATKGSIRLFGNGGFFAFSGLFRNQSLGRYRAFATDMSRTVVIRLPTRTLVVTPDKPEHFVDMLKPLTDTAAR; this is translated from the coding sequence GTGCCCATACCAAACACACCCGGCAGAGAATTTTCAGCCCCCTGGAGCCGTGCGCTCGGCTTCCTGACATTGTTGACCAGCCTCATTCTGCTCGGTATTGGCATTACCCTCTGGCTGAAAGCCCCGGAAAATCCGCCACTTCTGTATCAGTTAAGCATCTGGATGTGCCCCGGCATTCTGCTGCTGTCTGCGCTGTTTGCGGTGCGCGGCTACCGCCTGCAGGATCGGGAGTTATGGGTACTGCGCCCCGGCTGGAAAACCCGCATCGCACTGGATGGGATGACGTCCGTCAGCTTCGAACCCGATGCTACCAAAGGATCTATCCGCCTGTTTGGCAATGGTGGTTTTTTCGCATTCAGTGGCCTGTTTCGCAATCAGAGCCTGGGCAGGTATCGCGCGTTTGCCACGGATATGTCCCGTACCGTTGTCATTCGGTTGCCAACCCGGACACTGGTGGTTACTCCCGACAAACCCGAGCACTTCGTGGACATGCTGAAACCGCTCACCGATACCGCGGCCAGATAA